One Candidatus Cloacimonadota bacterium genomic window, TCCCGCAATTTGTCCCATTTATACGTAGGATTTCCCCAAAGTTGTCCTTCGCAGGCATATACATCTGGAGGAACACCCGCAACGCTGAGTCTAGCGCCTGAACCATCCAGATCGAACAAATGCTGATTTGCCCATACTTCAGCACTCTCGTAACTAAGGTACAATGGCATATCACCAAACAAAGTGATACCTTTTTGCTTCAGATACTGTTTCAAGCGCTTCATCTGATCTATAAAGATCATCTGTAATGCAGCCGCACGAAGTACTTCCGGTTCATTCCAGCAATATTCATAGAGCTCATTACTGTAATGCTTGTGAGCATTATCCCATGTGTACCATTCTGAATTGCCATACTTATGGCACAACCAGGCGAAGCACAGATATGGCTTTATATATCCGGCATGAATCTGAACGAATTCTTGAATGTCATTTTGAGCCAGAAATCTCTTGGCTGCAAGGGAAAGCATGAGGTCTTTCGCCTGGTGAACAGCAGGAAAATCCACAACGCTGTTTAGAGGTAAGTAAAGCAGTTCATTCTCTGATAACAGGCCGTCTTGCAATAGTAGCTCTGGACTTATCAGGTATTCATTGTAGGCAAATGCAGATATGGGATTGTAGGGAGAATTGCCGTAACCAGGATAGTTCAATGGCAGGATTTGCCAGATAGTGTGCCCTTCGCGTTCCAGATAGTCAGCAAAAGCATAAGCTGCGGGGCCCAAATCTCCGATGCCAAAGCTATTGGGAAGGCTGGATATGTGCAGCAGGATACCGCTTTGTTTCATTTCGTATTCAACGCTTGGATGATGCAAAGCTCAATTTGCAGGTTTTTATCAGCCAGACTGCTTTTTAACAAGGAGTCTGTCTCCAAAAGAATGCCAAAGATTGCTTCCAGGGCATTCAAGCTGTATTTTCTGGCAAAATCCAGATACTCTTTGCGCTGACTATAGTAAATATCCGATATATGCTTTTGCTGTATTTCAGTATCAGAAAGGTGCCGTTCCCGGAGTAAGTTGATCCGATACAGATTCATGAAGAAACGGTAGATACTAAAGAATATCTGAAGCGGTTCCACATCCGTTTGCAACATCAATGCACAGGATTCCAGAGCACTTTTTACTTGTCTGCCACCCATTGCGCGGAAGAAATCGATCTGAGTTCCAGCTCTGTTTCCGCTGAGACTGGTAAGCAAGTCTTTTGCCGTAATCTGCTTGCGGTCTCCCACCAAGAGCAGGAGCTTCGCAAGTTCATTTGCAGCGCTGAGGTAATCCATTTCCACACGGTT contains:
- the malQ gene encoding 4-alpha-glucanotransferase → MKQSGILLHISSLPNSFGIGDLGPAAYAFADYLEREGHTIWQILPLNYPGYGNSPYNPISAFAYNEYLISPELLLQDGLLSENELLYLPLNSVVDFPAVHQAKDLMLSLAAKRFLAQNDIQEFVQIHAGYIKPYLCFAWLCHKYGNSEWYTWDNAHKHYSNELYEYCWNEPEVLRAAALQMIFIDQMKRLKQYLKQKGITLFGDMPLYLSYESAEVWANQHLFDLDGSGARLSVAGVPPDVYACEGQLWGNPTYKWDKLRDEGFSLFSDRIGQALDFLDLLRLDHFIGYVNYWKVACNNGILPDTAINGAWTKALPQDLFSVLTERFGTDRLVAEDLGILNEEVCRIRDEMGLPGMIILQFCFEESVPNVQDYPSDRIIYTGTHDNNTTRGWWDALPIDSSSRKHLQEFCQIHLDGLVPSSENIAEIIMETARRSGCKRMIFPMQDILALDEKARMNIPGTALGNWQWRLVTELSEAPTRN
- the holA gene encoding DNA polymerase III subunit delta, translating into MEKPDNSALAFDASKVKLGTNYLLVGSDPYLIDRVISQIKHSLKKKSEIDVSTVYGDEVKATDLGEYLDTFTIFSSSKLVIIKNAEMMLKKELEVVADYFNSPSDIQSLIVVTEKTDAKFNAWKAILSGSVKVICDPPKFVSEIRNWLLSEIRKEGRSMEPIAITEFTNRVEMDYLSAANELAKLLLLVGDRKQITAKDLLTSLSGNRAGTQIDFFRAMGGRQVKSALESCALMLQTDVEPLQIFFSIYRFFMNLYRINLLRERHLSDTEIQQKHISDIYYSQRKEYLDFARKYSLNALEAIFGILLETDSLLKSSLADKNLQIELCIIQALNTK